The Cheilinus undulatus linkage group 17, ASM1832078v1, whole genome shotgun sequence genomic sequence agctaaaatgggaaaaaaatgaaactgtattttctgtattttgcttGATTTTAACTCACTTATACATCTTTTTGTGTTTAGAAATCTCTCACAGtcctgaaatgtaaaaaatgtaatactATTCTCTGTGTGCTTAGTTATTCTCTGCAATTACACACAATAATCCTTTTCAACTGGCACTGATCTGCAGGCATTTAAAACCTACAGATACATATGTGCCCTGATACTCAAAACACGCAAGGCAAAGTATAAGAAAAAAAGGGACAGAGAAAACTATGCCAAAACAGGCTGTGAGAATAAGCTTTGCCATCATAGGACCTACCTGGCAGTTCATGTTGTCCTCAGCCTCAATCAGCTTTCCTCTGTAAACCTCTCCAGTGTTGGTTTCACAGGTCACAATGTGTCCTTCTGCCTCATGCAGGACTTTGATGGGTACGCCGATGGACATTTTCTGCTCTCTTCCtaaacacaacataaatgtcaaaaattgtgTCACAATATTGTCCTAAAATAATGCGTTCCTTGGTCAAATATATGCAGCCCGTATTTATTTTGTCACAATGTTTCCCAAAAGACCTCTTTAGTTGCTGGCCAGAGTCGTATTTCATTTCTCTGAGTCGGTGTGATGTTTTTAGTTTACCAATAAGCTCGTTGGCAATCTCTATACAGCTTTAGCTCTGGTGCTGTCGCCTTTGCTCTACAATTTTAACAAATATCCAATAGCTAGTCAGTCGAGCATTCATTCATCGCTATGCAGTTAGAATTCTTCACATTTAAGTCTGCTAAATCCTAATATTGTTAATAAAAGCAGTGAAACTACCACTAGATGGCCTATTTTAGCCTCGATAGCTAACGTTAGTATCCCATGAATTTCAAACAATAATCTGTATCTAACAAAACCCTTTATAGGTGGCAAGACGTTATAGGTGTAACAACAAAATCTAACCCAAGTCTGgtaagtttaaaacattttatacatCAATAATACTTAAATATCTCTAAAGCACAAACTTCCACAGTTTGAGAAAATAGACGACGGAACCATAATGGCCGACTGAatgaataaacacatttaatcaAAACGTATAAAGGCCACAGTCCTATTAACTACATGATAATGATAATTCAtctacaattttaaaaatgttacctTAATTTTGTCTTTGAAACTAATTCctttgttgtttcttcttgaACGAATCTGCAACGTGCGCTCGTCTCTTTAGCGTACCTTTTGGAGCCTTTTTCCGCCTACCCACAATGCCACGGCGGGTCAACTGCTTCCGGTTGAATTCCGCGTTGCATTATGGGACTTGTATTTTACGTCtattgattctttttttttcaatatcattcaacatttgaaaaaatataatttttaatatAACTATTTCCGTaagaatgtatttatttttattattaatattcaCTATATATTTGTTTATCCTATTTATCgaattatttcatttatcaattcatttttatttcatactactttttaaataattgaggttttttttttaaatatcaacagTAATAGGTGTTAGGAAAGAGGGAATTTTTTCTGGAAAGCTCCTCTGAAAACCTACTCAGGTGAGGAATAATTAGATAAATCTTTGTGGTCTGACTTTTGATATTTCATACTTACAGACTGGATGACTAAAGGAATCTGCATGTGTATTCAGCACCATGATTAAGAGTTTCCACTTTGTCCATACATTTCCAcgccaaaagaaaaaaagaaactcccACAGGGCTAAATGATTCTgaaaaaagtattgatttgtgattatttttgacTAATATTGCAACTTTGATATTATTTGTGGTATTGAAGAGTGCCCAATTTTATACCATTACTCTCTTTTTAATTgtaaagattttaaatgattattgaTAAGGTATTATTTGTAATTGCtgcatgtaaaaaacaaaacacgtaatttgttagtttgttttcaCATATGTATAAAGGACATCAATTCGacatatttaaatcaaatccTCCCACACAAACAATGGCATCAAACATGCTATAGCCTACTTATTGACTTTTTTAGACCAGGTGCAACATGGCATTCTTTCCAATAGATATGAGAAACCaggtgttttatgtttaatgtgGATCCAGTACACAGGAATAGCCCAAGTAAAAGCAGCATAATCCCTCATCAAGCACTGATGTTGCCTCTAGGAAACTTGTGCATGTTCTTCTGCAAACAGAGTGCAGACAATTTTTGCATGACACTATCATCCCTTAAACAGGTAGTATTTGACTAAATGGCATAACAGGGCTCTGTGCTGGGTACATCATGTCATCATGGACCTTACTACAGCTTTGCATGTGATTACAAAACAAATGATGATAGTAGATTCTGATGCCACTTTGGCTTCTTCCATCCAGTCCCttgtttattttgagcttttatgtttttttattgcatatAAATGACTCAGATTGTAGCAACCACAATTACATAATTTCCATAACTCTTATCTGAAGCTTATCAACATAtcacaagaaaacaaagcaCTAAAATGAAATGGCTTTATTCAAGCTACATTGTGTAATATACAACTGATATGCTTGTTTTTAGAATGAACTCTGATGACCTGAACACATACCCATGTATGTTTATTCCTGGATACCTGACTCTAGGATTGCACGTAAATGTTGCTTAATGCAAGACTTTCCCGCAATGGGAGAGCTTTTAAATGAGGAAAGAGAAAGCATAATGGCATAATAAAAGACATCATCAAACCAATCTTCATTTGATTTCCATTGCATTAGGTTTATTGACTGGCCTCGGCAGCCAGGCTACTCTGTAAACACCTCTAGCTGAGTAGTCTGTGGTCATGTGTATGCACTTTAAGAGTGTATGAGAGTATACGCCTGTTTTTCCACTCTCCATCTTAGCATGTATGACTCCAGGAGTAGCCACACTACAAGCATGCGGATTGATATTTGAATGGATCGAACAGGCTCTTTGTTATGAATGGGTGGTTGGCAACAGGCCTGCATAGTAGGCTATGGGGTCCTTGATGCATTTTTCATACAGTTGTTGAACCAGCTACAAAAGTCTGTTACTTTATCGATGGGGAATTGCTGATCAATGTAGCAACATCAAAGTTTCTGTCACAAATTGTTAAATACTATATTCTTTAGCATATTTGTGCAAGGAAGATGGAATTATATTATACTTTATACAGGGTTGTTAAATCTGCATATTCTGACAGGActctttttggtgcattttagACCATGAGCAGCATTCAAAGCCACAGTGAATTAAAATAATGTAGGCACTtacaaatccttttcaacctatattcTATTGGTATATATACATAGCTTAAAGACCAGATATTCAGTATTCAAACGGATAAAGTTAATTGTTTGTTtggaaataaacacacattctGGTACTtacaaatttttcaaaaatagttGGGGCATGGGCAAGAAATTACTGGGAAAACTGAGGAGTGATCAAAAAACCCTGAAACATTCCACAGGTTAGTAGGATGATTGGTAACAGGTGATAGTACCATGGCTGGGTATAAAGGTGCACCCACTGAAAATCATTGGTGATGCAAGGTTCTCCACTTTGAAAGACTGCATGGGTAAATAGTCAAACAGTTCATAAACAATGTACCTCAACATAGAATTGCAAGGAATTTAGAGATTTCCCTATCCAGTCTATAATATcgaagattcagagaatctgaagaatTCTCTGCACTTAAGGTACAAGTCCAAAAACAAATACTGGATGCATGTGATTTTTAGTCTTTtgggtggcactgcattaaaaactgtgTCATTCTGTGATGGCTCTCACTATGTGGGCTCAGGAAACACTGTGGAAAACCATTTTTGGTTTACACAGTCAAATCCATCATGCAACAAAATAGCCAAATATTAATGTCTTCCAAAAAGTGATGCCAACTTTTCTGGGCCCAAGCTCATCTAAGATTACTGACCcaaagtggaaaagtgtgctaTGGTCTAAAGAGTCCacgtttctttttcttctttttttttggggggggggggaatagCATCTGTGGAGTCTTCCATgctaaagaagaaaaggaatagaaaagcatctgtgatggtatgcgggtgtattagtgcccatggcataggtcacttgcacatctgtacatccaggttttagagcagcacaTGCTTCCATCCCAGAGATGTTACTTCTTATTTCACTAAGACAATGCCAAGCCATCCTGCACAAGATACAACAGCACGGCCTCACAAAAACAGAGTGCAGGTGCAAGACCTGTCTCTCACTGAAAATGTGTGGCAGATTTTGGAGCCAAAATATCACAACGGAAACCCTGCACTGTTGAGCAGATTGACATGTAATTCACGCAAGAATGGGAAAGGATTCCACTTTCAATACTATAAAAATTAATGCCCTCAGTCCACTTACAGTGTTGGTAGAAGAAAAGATAACGTAAgacagtggtaaacatgctcctgtcccagcttttgtGGAAGATGTTGCAGGCaacaaattcagaatgtgttcAAATTAAACAAGCCAATAAAGTTAACTAGACTGAACATTTAATAAATTGTCTTTGTTCTGTATTCAATTGAATACACTTGGAAAAGAATCTCCAAACCATAGAAATGAATAAGCTGAACAATCAGCACAATTATTACAACTTCTGTTAATACAACATAGCCTGCTGTTATTATCTCTTTACTTTCTCTTTACTAGTGTTGTGTTGTatgtttgaatgtttatttGTGTCTTTCCTTTCTCAGTAAAGCACTTTGGTTGACTCATGCTGTTTTAAATGTCCTATACAAATAGATTTGACTTTGACTACTTTGGCACATTTAACACAAGATCGGCAAAAAGATGAGATATCACTTTGCCCACAAGGGGGTGGCCAAAGCTGATACATACCAAAAGTTTCTTATAGGAGCCTTTCATATGAAATTATCAACTTAAATGtgcttcatttttaatgatgtgCAGTTAAGTTTGTTGATGAAATGTTTTCGTGATTAGTTGGTGGTGACTGAAATTCATGCAgttttttctttacagaaagTGGCATTGCTTATGAAAAACAGTAATCAGGGATGTATTTAAGACTTTAATTCTCCAGTAAGTTATTATAATACAGATaagtaataaaaatgattaCCTGATGTaacattgttaaaaaatgtagatCAAGAATTTAAACGTTTTAAGTGTTACATTGCGAGACAGCTCAGTTTGAAAGTGTTGTTTTCTGCAGATAAAATCAGGCAGTTTGATTGACATTCAGCCTTCAGAAATACCATGAGTAGATTTATTGTTCTGGTTGATAAGTTGAGgcttcattcatcatttttgatGCCATGTTTGACTTGAGTTACATATTTTCAAGCCATTATAATAAATGTTTGTCAGGAGACTTGTGTTAACTCTGATGAGCTGATGCTCTCAGTCTGTTTGAGAGAGAAAGCCTGAACATTCACAAAAGAAATACAACTCCCACTGTCTTTTACTTCCAAAATGTCACTTGTTCCTCTCTCTACTTCAGCATAACCCATTATGCATGGCTGCTTTATTGACAGGGTACTTCCCTTTGTTTGGTGTCCGTTGGGTAAGCAGCTGCTGGGTGCAGTATCTAACTTTGACGTCCAGTGGCAGGAGGCTTTGGTTGGAGTTCCATCAGAACTGGGATCCAGGACGTAACTATTTACTACTGTCCCACACGATGAACCCTCTTTACTGATACCAGAGGAAGTCCGCATGATGCTGGTGCTCCCCATATGACTTCTCTCACCATTCCCAGCAGCAAAACCATGTCCATCCCTGCGCCCAAGGATGTGCTGATACAGGATCCTCCTAAAAGTCTGTCTAAACTCTCGGATGCGGTAGGCGTAGATCAGAGGGTTCACTACAGAGTTGGCATGGGACAAAATGATGGCAATGTTCATCACCCACAAATGTACTCGCCGACAGTCCTCACACAGGTGGTGAAAACAGTTAATGATGTGAAGCGGAAGCCAGCACAGAGCAAACAAACCTACGATGATGGCCAGAGATTTAGCAGCATGCACTTCCTTCTGCAGGGTAGAGCGAGACGTGCTGGATGATGGAGGGATTTCTCCAGTAGCAGGTGCATTTGCAACTTTCAGCCCAATCAGGCGGAGCTGTCGCCGTGCAGCCATGAAGATGTGGACGTAGATGACCAGCATGATTATCAGGGGCAATAACACACAaccaaaaaagttgaaatagaTCATGTAGTCCATGGTAACCACTTTTTCAAACAGGCACACTGTCAGGCCTTCAGGGCAGGTGTTGTTGCTGATCTCAGCTGTGGCATTCCAACCTGGAAAACAGAGACAAAGGTGATTATTGCTTCTTTAATCTAATGCCAACCAAATACATTGTTGTACTCTATTTTCCATATTAATATGGGAGGTAAATGTGCTTGACTGTCAAGTTTTTGTTCTAATGAAAattgattttgaaaatgtatggcTAATGAGGTGATGTTGCAGCTGAAAGTTGGGTATACTAGGAGATTTATTTACTGCAGGTGCATACAtcctttatccatccatcatccatgtcATTGGGCAAGGGGCAATGTTACACACTGGACTGGTCTTCGGTAAATTCAAGGCTGACACATGAAGACAAGCAACcaagcacactcacacctaAAGGCAACTTAGAGTCATGAATTAagctaacaagcatgtctttgatCTGTGGGAGGAAGCATCCAGAGTATCCAAAGAGAACAaacatgcatggggagaacatgcaaactccatacagaaaggccctgtaagactgggattcaaaccaataacctttttgctgtttggCAACAGagctaaccactgcaccactgtgcaTACAGGCTCACACATGTAGGGGAAACAGAGAAACACGTAGA encodes the following:
- the adora2ab gene encoding adenosine A2a receptor b, translated to MLKDEQLVYIVLELVIALLAVTGNVLVCWAVFLNSNLQSITNFFVVSLAVADIAVGLLAIPFAITISTGFCAQFFGCLFIACFVLILTQSSIFSLLAIAVDRYIAIKNPLRYNSLVTGTRAKAIIALCWFLSVGIGLTPMLGWNRGWNATAEISNNTCPEGLTVCLFEKVVTMDYMIYFNFFGCVLLPLIIMLVIYVHIFMAARRQLRLIGLKVANAPATGEIPPSSSTSRSTLQKEVHAAKSLAIIVGLFALCWLPLHIINCFHHLCEDCRRVHLWVMNIAIILSHANSVVNPLIYAYRIREFRQTFRRILYQHILGRRDGHGFAAGNGERSHMGSTSIMRTSSGISKEGSSCGTVVNSYVLDPSSDGTPTKASCHWTSKLDTAPSSCLPNGHQTKGSTLSIKQPCIMGYAEVERGTSDILEVKDSGSCISFVNVQAFSLKQTESISSSELTQVS